In one window of Hevea brasiliensis isolate MT/VB/25A 57/8 chromosome 10, ASM3005281v1, whole genome shotgun sequence DNA:
- the LOC110639587 gene encoding MDIS1-interacting receptor like kinase 1 — protein MKLKILLFFICCCIGFHSFGSASLNEEVSALLSIKAGLLDPLNRLQDWKLSYNTSHCNWTGVWCNSHGAVEKLDLSHMNLSGRVSDDIEKLQGLTSLNLCCNGFSSSLTKAIYNLTLLISIDVSQNLFVDSFPIGLGRAAVLTLLNASSNNFSGFIPEDIGNATLLETLDLRGNFFEGSIPKSYKNLQKLKFLGLSGNNLTGEIPAELGQLSSLEKIIIGYNEFEGGIPTEFGNLTNLKYLDLAVGNLGGEIPAELGRLKDLETLFLYQNNFEGKIPAAIGNMTALQLLDLSDNMLSGEIPAAISQLKTLKLLNLMCNQLSGAVPAGLGGLNQLQILELWNNSLAGPLPIDLGKNSALQWLDVSSNSFSGEIPARLCSGGNLTKLILFNNAFSGPFPLRLSTCLSLVRVRMQNNFLSGTIPVGLGKLEKLQRLELANNSLGGQIPSDLASSSSLSFIDVSRNHLTSSLPSTILAIPNLQNFMASNNNLDGEIPDQFQDCPSLSVLDLSSNHFSGTIPASIASCQKMVNLNLKNNQLTGEIPKAIAVMPTLAILDLSNNSLTGGIPENFGTSPALEVLNVSYNTLEGPVPANGVLKTINPDDLIGNAGLCGGVLTPCIHNLLTESQQKSLHTKRIVSGWIIGISSVLAVIIALIGARSLYKRRYLNGSCFQESFKRENGEWPWRLMAFQRLGFTSADILGCVKESNVIGMGATGTVYKAEMPRLNTVVAVKKLWRSGTDIETGSSDDFVGEVNLLGKLRHRNIVRLLGFLHNDTDMMIIYEYMHNGNLGEALHGNLAGRLLVDWVSRYNIAVGVAQGLAYLHHDCHPLVIHRDIKSNNILLDANLEARIADFGLARMMIRKNETVSMVAGSYGYIAPEYGYTLKVDEKIDIYSYGVVLLELLTGKRPLDPEFGESVGIVEWIRRKIRDNRPLEEALDNSVGNSKHVQEEMQLVLRIALLCTAKLPKDRPSMRDVLTMLGEAKPRRKSISNVSEYDSNKEKPVFSPSPVNGLV, from the exons ATGAAGTTGAAAATCTTGCTTTTCTTCATCTGTTGTTGCATTGGTTTTCACTCTTTCGGTTCTGCTTCTTTGAATGAGGAAGTATCAGCTCTGCTATCGATAAAAGCTGGTCTTTTAGATCCCTTAAATAGGCTTCAAGATTGGAAATTGTCCTACAATACATCTCACTGTAACTGGACTGGTGTGTGGTGCAATTCTCATGGAGCTGTTGAAAAGCTTGATCTCTCCCACATGAATCTCAGTGGCCGTGTATCAGATGATATTGAAAAGCTACAGGGCCTTACTTCTCTCAACTTGTGCTGCAATGGGTTTTCTTCATCCTTGACAAAAGCTATATATAATCTTACCTTGCTGATAAGCATTGATGTGAGCCAGAACTTGTTTGTTGATAGCTTTCCGATTGGTCTTGGAAGAGCAGCTGTTCTAACTTTGCTAAATGCTTCAAGCAACAACTTCTCAGGATTTATTCCCGAAGATATTGGCAATGCCACTTTGCTGGAGACGCTTGATCTCAGAGGGAATTTCTTTGAAGGTTCCATTCCAAAATCTTACAAGAACTTGCAAAAGTTGAAGTTTCTTGGACTTTCCGGGAATAATCTTACTGGTGAAATACCAGCAGAGCTGGGGCAGCTTTCATCACTGGAGAAAATAATAATTGGATACAATGAGTTTGAAGGTGGGATTCCAACAGAGTTTGGAAATCTCACCAATCTGAAGTATCTTGATTTGGCTGTTGGCAATCTTGGTGGTGAGATTCCAGCTGAACTGGGGAGGCTTAAGGATCTTGAGACACTTTTCTTGTATCAGAATAATTTTGAAGGCAAGATTCCTGCTGCAATTGGCAACATGACTGCTCTGCAACTGCTGGATCTCTCCGATAACATGTTATCAGGAGAAATTCCAGCTGCAATTTCTCAGTTGAAAACTTTAAAGCTATTGAATCTGATGTGCAACCAGTTGTCAGGTGCAGTTCCTGCTGGACTTGGAGGGTTGAATCAATTACAGATTCTTGAGCTGTGGAACAATTCGTTAGCAGGTCCCTTGCCTATTGATCTGGGCAAAAACTCGGCATTACAGTGGTTGGATGTATCATCAAATTCATTCTCTGGTGAGATTCCAGCACGCCTGTGTAGTGGTGGCAATCTCACCAAGCTCATTCTCTTCAACAATGCCTTCTCAGGTCCATTTCCTCTTCGCTTATCCACATGTCTCTCACTTGTTCGTGTTCGTATGCAGAACAATTTTCTTTCTGGGACAATTCCAGTAGGACTTGGCAAACTTGAGAAGCTTCAAAGATTAGAGTTGGCAAATAATAGCCTTGGTGGTCAAATCCCTAGTGaccttgcttcttcttcttcactttctttcattGATGTCTCTAGAAACCACCTTACATCTTCTCTTCCTTCCACAATTCTAGCAATTCCAAATCTACAAAACTTTATGGCCTCAAATAACAACTTAGATGGTGAAATCCCAGATCAGTTCCAGGACTGTCCTTCACTTTCTGTGCTTGATCTCTCGTCCAACCATTTTTCTGGAACCATTCCAGCCAGCATTGCTTCATGTCAGAAAATGGTAAATTTGAATCTAAAGAACAATCAGTTGACTGGAGAAATCCCAAAAGCAATTGCAGTGATGCCCACATTGGCAATTCTTGATCTGTCAAATAACTCTTTAACTGGCGGAATACCTGAAAATTTTGGCACCTCACCTGCCTTAGAAGTGCTAAATGTTTCATACAACACCCTAGAAGGTCCAGTCCCTGCAAATGGTGTTTTAAAAACAATCAATCCAGATGATCTTATAGGCAATGCAGGTCTCTGTGGCGGTGTCCTGACTCCATGCATCCACAATTTACTTACTGAATCACAGCAGAAGAGCTTGCACACAAAGCGCATTGTTTCTGGATGGATAATTGGAATTTCATCAGTTTTAGCTGTTATAATTGCGCTTATTGGTGCAAGATCTCTCTACAAAAGACGGTATTTGAATGGAAGTTGCTTCCAAGAAAGTTTCAAAAGGGAAAATGGAGAGTGGCCTTGGAGATTGATGGCATTCCAGAGGCTTGGTTTCACGAGTGCAGACATTCTAGGGTGTGTCAAGGAATCCAATGTGATTGGAATGGGAGCAACTGGGACCGTTTACAAGGCTGAGATGCCTAGGTTAAATACAGTTGTGGCAGTTAAGAAGTTATGGAGATCAGGAACAGATATTGAAACAGGAAGCAGTGATGATTTTGTTGGAGAAGTCAATCTCCTGGGGAAGCTAAGGCATCGAAATATTGTTCGGTTATTAGGCTTTCTCCATAATGATACTGACATGATGATAATATATGAATATATGCACAATGGCAACCTAGGAGAAGCCTTGCATGGTAATCTAGCCGGGAGATTGCTGGTAGACTGGGTTTCTAGATATAATATAGCAGTTGGAGTTGCACAGGGACTTGCTTACCTGCACCATGATTGTCACCCTCTGGTCATTCATCGCGACATCAAGTCAAATAACATACTCCTTGATGCAAATCTTGAGGCAAGAATTGCTGATTTTGGATTGGCAAGAATGATGATTCGGAAGAATGAAACAGTTTCCATGGTGGCTGGATCCTATGGATACATTGCCCCAG AATATGGATATACCTTGAAGGTGGATGAAAAGATAGACATTTACAGCTATGGAGTAGTTCTACTAGAACTTCTCACTGGAAAGCGACCATTAGATCCTGAGTTTGGAGAATCTGTGGGCATAGTTGAATGGATTCGAAGAAAGATTAGGGACAATAGACCTTTAGAAGAAGCACTAGATAACAGCGTAGGTAACAGCAAGCATGTCCAAGAAGAGATGCAATTAGTCCTTAGGATAGCACTTCTTTGCACTGCTAAGCTCCCCAAGGATAGACCATCCATGAGGGATGTGTTAACAATGCTTGGAGAGGCTAAGCCACGGAGAAAAAGTATTAGCAACGTCAGTGAATATGATAGCAACAAAGAGAAGCCAGTCTTTAGTCCATCACCTGTAAATGGCCTTGTATAG
- the LOC110639646 gene encoding bifunctional TH2 protein, mitochondrial: protein MPEMGAVDQEGIARRFWIKSKSDWIFAMYSPFFLSLASGNLDSHTFLNCVSQDVHFLKAFAQAYELAEECADDDEDKSAIRKLRKRVKDKLKNYETIVREWGFELPAEGNSIVATVKYTDFLLATASGKVEGEKVPGKIATPFERIKLAAYTLGAMAPCMRLFAHICKEIHHLIDPDDSSHIYKKWVDYYCSENFETSTLQIEDMLDKLSISLTGVELEVLERLYLQAVKLRVDFFSIQPIVQQTIVPLSRVQSPANFNLTIFCDFDMTCTAVDSFAVLAEIAIITAPKLDLSGYETKLTKMSSADLRSTWGVLSAQYVEEHDQCIESIMSSETVEKFNYEDLSKALEQLADFEKRANSRVIQSGVLKGLNLEDIKQAGQQLAFQDGCRGFFQKIVRNENSKTDIHILSYCWCGDLIRSAFSSGDLNVLQVHSNELAYEETISTGEILRRVECPMEKLQAFNDILKDCNANGQQLTVYIGGSVGDLLCLLKADIGIVIGSSPSLSRLGDHFGISFVPLFSGMVKKQKEFDEGSSPNWKGLPGILYTVSSWAEIHAFILGS from the exons ATGCCGGAGATGGGAGCAGTAGACCAAGAAGGAATTGCTCGGCGTTTCTGGATCAAGTCGAAGAGCGACTGGATTTTTGCTATGTACAGTCCTTTCTTTCTTAGCTTGGCCTCTGGTAATTTGGACTCTCACACTTTCCTCAATTGTGTCTCCCAAGATGTCCATTTCCTCAAAGCATTCGCTCAGGC GTACGAACTGGCAGAAGAATGCGCAGATGATGATGAAGACAAGAGCGCAATTCGCAAGTTGAGAAAACGCGTCAAAGACAAGCTTAAAAACTACGAAACTATTGTCCGT GAATGGGGCTTTGAACTTCCAGCAGAGGGCAATTCCATTGTTGCCACTGTCAAATATACAGATTTCTTGCTAGCAACAGCCTCAGGGAAAGTTGAAGGAGAAAAAGTTCCTGGTAAAATTGCAACTCCTTTTGAGAGGATAAAACTTGCTGCTTACACACTTGGTGCTATGGCACCATGCATGAGACTTTTTGCCCATATATGTAAAGAGATACATCATCTTATTGATCCGGATGACAGCAGTCACATTTACAAGAAGTGGGTTGATTATTATTGTTCTGAAAACTTTGAG ACATCAACTCTGCAAATAGAAGACATGCTGGATAAACTAAGCATCTCTTTGACAGGCGTAGAACTTGAGGTCCTGGAAAGGCTATATCTTCAAGCTGTGAAACTTAGAGTTGATTTTTTCTCTATTCAACCAATTGTCCAGCAAACAATAGTGCCTTTGTCTCGGGTGCAAAGCCCTGCCAATTTCAACCTCACTATATTTTGTGATTTTGACATGACATGCACTGCTGTTGATTCCTTTGCCGTTTTAGCTGAAATTGCAATAATAACAGCTCCAAAGCTGGATCTCAGTGGATATGAAACCAAACTCACTAAGATGTCATCAGCTGATTTGAGGAGCACATGGGGTGTTCTTTCAGCCCAGTATGTTGAAGAACATGATCAATGCATAGAAAGCATCATGTCTAGTGAAACAG TggaaaaatttaattatgaagATCTGAGTAAGGCTCTTGAACAACTTGCTGACTTTGAGAAAAGGGCGAATTCAAGAGTGATTCAGTCAGGAGTATTGAAGGGTTTAAATTTGGAGGATATAAAACAGGCTGGTCAACAACTTGCTTTTCAAGATGGTTGTAGAGGTTTTTTCCAAAAGATTGTGAGAAATGAAAATTCAAAAACTGATATTCATATCCTTTCATACTGTTGGTGTGGTGATCTCATAAGATCAGCATTTTCATCAG GAGATCTAAATGTTCTGCAAGTACATTCAAATGAGTTGGCTTATGAAGAAACTATTTCAACTGGTGAAATTCTTAGGAGGGTAGAGTGTCCAATGGAAAAGCTTCAAGCTTTCAATGACATATTGAAGGACTGCAATGCCAATGGCCAGCAGTTGACTGTCTATATTGGAGGTTCAGTGGGTGACTTGCTTTGCCTACTTAAGGCTGATATAGGTATTGTGATTGGTTCAAGCCCAAGCCTAAGCAGACTGGGAGATCACTTTGGCATCTCTTTTGTTCCATTATTCTCTGGTATGGTGAAGAAACAGAAGGAATTTGATGAGGGCAGCTCTCCTAATTGGAAGGGTCTGCCAGGCATTTTGTATACAGTCTCTAGTTGGGCTGAGATACATGCATTTATTTTGGGATCATAA
- the LOC110639661 gene encoding photosystem II reaction center PSB28 protein, chloroplastic gives MAVLFTHRPVRAPHQTLYCKFSLLTFFFHIYSMAALQSLAFASPVSHYLQQPRSFPGLVSWAVHLSAKSPFNGQSLRLSHLHLGLIRQKTPRFITMMVKPTIQFIQGTDEQTIPDVRLTKSKDGTNGVAIFSFDQPSVFDSSVELGDITGFYMIDKEGVLQSVDVNAKFVNGKPSRVEAKYVMRSPRDWDRFMRFMERYANANGLQFVKS, from the exons ATGGCTGTCCTTTTTACACACCGTCCTGTCCGAGCACCACATCAAACTCTTTATTGTAAGTTCTCTCTCCTTACTTTCTTCTTCCATATCTACTCAATGGCAGCTCTGCAATCTCTTGCATTTGCCTCCCCAGTTTCGCATTACCTGCAGCAACCGCGTTCTTTCCCAG GCTTAGTATCTTGGGCTGTCCATCTTAGTGCAAAATCCCCATTCAATGGCCAATCTTTGCGCCTGTCCCATCTGCATTTGGGTTTGATTAGGCAAAAAACACCAAGATTTATTACAATGATGGTCAAACCAACAATTCAATTTATCCAAGGAACTGATGAACAGACAATACCGGATGTAAGGCTAACCAAGTCAAAGGATGGTACAAATGGCGTGGCCATTTTTTCATTTGATCAGCCTTCTGTTTTTGACTCGTCTGTTGAACTTGGTGATATAACTGGTTTTTACATGATTGATAAAGAAGGCGTTCTCCAATCAGTTGATGTTAATGCTAAATTTGTAAATGGAAAGCCATCCCGAGTTGAGGCAAAATATGTCATGCGTTCTCCTCGGGATTGGGACAGATTCATGAGATTCATGGAGCGATATGCTAATGCAAATGGATTGCAATTCGTCAAAAGTTGA